The DNA region CGGTGCAGTGATTGTCGATGCACCATCAGAGATCGATAGACCTTTCCATCTCATCAGCAACGACCCGAAAGTTCTACAGGCCATGCGCAACGCGGAATCGCGCTTGCAGccgcttctcctcgccgactGGAGCCAATACAAATTCAAGGATTTCTACCACATTGAGGAAATTGCCAATTTCGATCTTGCCTGCAccgacggcatcatcatcaatgGAGTCGGTTCTCAGTACTGTCTGGACCCAGAGTCTCTGGACAGCATGACGAATCCTATCATTCTCAAGATGTTGCAAGATCTTGGAGAGGACCATATGACGGCAAAAGGTTGCGTACCTCCCATTCAAGCACTTCAAGGAGATTATAATGTGCATGTGGGCAGGCTGCCGGCCGAATCTATTCGGGAATGCGTCGGCGGGAGGAACGCCCAAGGCAACTTCACCGTCAAGGTTGACAGCATCGCTGGCTGGGCAGCCCTCACGTTCATGAACGTAGGCGGTATCTATCCGTTGCAGGTGGCTATCGATAACCATGATTTGCATGTTTACGCCGTTGACGGGCAATACATCAGGCCTGTTGTCGCGGACCGCGTCTACGTCGGAAACGGTAATCGGGTGTCGGTACTGGTCAAACTTGACCAGGAGCCAGCCCGGTACACAATACGGATGGCGAATGACCTTCTCAATCAGATCCTGGGAGGGTTTGCAGAGTTGGTGTATGATGAAGCGCCACAAGTGTCGACACACTCCAAAGCAAAGATCAACTACGCTGGTCAACCCCTCATCAAAGATATTCGCTCATTCAAGCCTGAGGATGGCCGCCCGTGCCCTACACAAAAGCCGGCTCGTCGCCCAAATCGCACATTCAAGCTGCATTTGAGGAAGCCAGGTCGCCCTTATAGAGCTTATGAGTGGAGCTTGTCAGGTCATGAAGTTTACAACATGACAGCAGAAGAACAGAATCCTCCTGTACTATTCAGACGCCCAGACGAAGTTCCACAGAGCGAGCTTGTCCTTCGGACCCAGGTCGGAGAGTGGATCGACATTATCCTGGAGACTGAAGGGCCCTTTGCGCAGAGCCATCCTGTGCACAAGCACGGCAACAAAGTCTACTTTCTCGGCTCCGGTATTGGGAAGTTCACCTGGGATACGGTCGAACAGGCCGAACGTGAACTACCGTCGGGCGCCTTCAACTTCAAAAACCCATCCTACCAGGACACCTTCACGACGCCTGACATTGCCGGCGACGCGCCCGCTGTTTGGACTGTGGTTCGCTACAAGGTGGAGAGCCCGGGCGCTTGGCTTTTGCATTGTCATGTCCAGACTCACCACGCCGGCGGGATGAGCGTTGTCATGTTGGATGGGGTCGACGAGTTTCCCAAAGTCCCGACGAACTATCGAGAGTGGAACGGTTTTCAGCCGCCTTCTTTGGACGTCAAGTAGATGAAAACGGAGGTGCTTCTTGAATTTTCATGGTTCTTTCTTGGTTACCCGGTTGTCCAGACTGTCGATATTCTTTGTTTGCAATTTGGTTTGCATAACTCCACAGATTGTTTGGACAAATCGGTGACATTACTGAGGATAGGGGAAGGTAGAAATTGAACCCTGCAACTAAGAGTTTACGACCGTATCCTGTAAAGGTTTTTGGAGTAATTGCTGCTCACGTGCGGAACTGTCGTTGCACGATGGCGATTGCGTTCCCATACAATGCTGGAAGAAGGGTAAAGTTTTATTAAAGACACAGAAGAGATAGAAGTCTAGATTTACTACGTGTCTTATATCATAAGGCAAATCGCGGCCCTCCTAAGACGTGTTTCGAGGCTTCGGGGCTGAATTCCAAGGCAGACCACCATCGATGGGCTCATTCCGGACTCTTGTCGCAATCAGGTCCTCAAACTCACCCTTGGACATGAAAGGCAGCTCAAGGTATTTGTTTCCCATCCCGTCCCAAGAAGTGTTGTAATGCCCGCCAAAAATAGTATTATGGATGACAAGGAACGTGGCAAAAATTGGGGGCGTGGTCTCATCGGCCGCCGCTTTCTTGAACATATCGAGGCCGTTCTGGAGTTTCTCTTCGCCATCGACATGCTGAACTGACCACTTCTTGCCAGAAAGCCTCTCAGCGACTTCGAGCATTTCTTTCTGCGAAGTAGTATAGTCTTGGATGAATATTGGGCCACTCTGCATGTCCTTGGACCTGGCAAATATGCCCGAGATGGCTTTAGCCAGCGTAGAACCCCGGGTCATACTGACCCTGTGTGAGACATTGCTGACCTGCAGTGCAGTCTGCTCTTGGTAGTTATACATGTAGTTTCCGTTCAAGATGCAGCCTAGAAGCGGACCAGTGGCGACAACGGTCCACTTCATACCGCTTTGGTCTGCCTTGTCCTTGAGGTACTCCTGGATAGCCACGGCATCTTTGTAGTAGGGGTACTGAGAAACAGCTGGATTGGTCGACAGAGAAGTGAAGTCACTAGGTATGAAGTGTTTGACCGAGCCCGAGTTAACAGCTGCGTCAATCAATTTGTACTGGTGCGGCCATCCCGCGAGGTTGACGGTAGAGATGACGGCGTCTTGTCCGCGGAGGGCCTCGGTGAGGCTTTCTGTAGACCCGTAGTCAACGATGCGGACGTTGTCCTCGTTTTTCGGGTTGAGGCGTGATAAAACAGTAACATCATACCCGGCGTTGACCAGTTCATCGTAGATCTTCTCGCCAACGTAGCCTTTCTAAGTTGCTGTTAGCTAGACGGCAAAACTGAGCTGGGAAAGATAAGTCTGACTGACTCCTGCTAGTGCGACTTTGCGGATGGTGGAATTAGTGCGGCCAGGCATTGTCTTGATATCAATACCTTcaagaaaagagaagacgATAATTGGCAGATGCGGTGCTTCGAAGTGAGATTTTTGCGTCTTGGCTTACTCTGAAGCTTGCTATATCCTCATGATTTATGAAGGATGGCGGTGTTGCGACAGAGGAGCTTGGGCCTGCGCCGGGGAACGGCGACGTGGCCGGGGACATGACGGGTCACTGTAGTTCCATTCCCCGTGGTCCCGGAAAGCGAAAACAAGATTGACGGGAAACAAAGGCAAAGTTCGGCAAGTCGGCGAGAACAGCAAAGCTGAGTCAGTAATAACCACATGGCGGATGGTTACTATGAAATTCTCAGCTTCCCTCACGATCATGATGCACTGCGCAGTTTCCTGTCATCATCTACAACCTTCCTCAGAGTCTTGCAATTACATCAGATCCTTTGAAAGTTAGCAAGTATGTTAAGTGCAGGTATTCGACAGATTTTACTTGGCTTACCAGGGCTGTCATCTTTCAACGTCGATGTTTGGATGTCTCCTCTGAGTGGCAGCAATGCCAACACATGGGACAAGGTTCAGGGAGCTGTtgcatcatcttcatcttgtGTAAGTGATACCGCGTGTCGTGACCCCGTCGTAACTTTCTGACTACTTGCATAGTGCGAAGCTCTCGCCAAGTCACTGGGTCACAGTGTAGTCGCTTTTCCCAATGGCGCTGCTTACAAGTTATCCGTCGGCTCATACTTCAGCCTAAAGGAGGCCGATCTTAAGCCAGCATGTATAGTCATGCCCAATTCGACACACGACGTCTCGGTTGCCGTACGCACACTCACGGCTGGCGCCGACGTCTGGGATGGCAAGTGCCAGTTCGCCATCCGCGGTGGTGGTCACACCCCGTTCAAGGGCGCTGCAAACATGGAGAACGGTATTGTTCTTGACCTGAAGAATCTACCTGCTTTGGGGATCTCTGTGGACCACAAAACTATCACAATGAGTCCCAGTCAGACTTGGGACCAAGTCACGGAGCAGCTTGATCCCTTTGATCTAAGCACCCTCGGCGCTCGAGTTGCTGGCGTAGGTGTAGGTGGTGCCGTGCTTGGCTGCGGAACgtcctttttctctccccGCTACGGGTTCATCTGCGACGTGGTTGAGGAATTCGAGGTTGTTCTCGCCAACGGAGATATCGTCCAAGCCAGCGCGAACCGGCACCCTGATCTGTGGAAGGCCCTCAGAGGCGGTGCCAACAATTTTGGCGTCGTCACCGCGATCACCATGAAGACATTTTCCCAGGGCAAATTTTGGGGCGGCCAAACCTTCCACGACATCTCCACGCGCAAGGAGCACTTCAAGGCCCACGAGGATCTCGCATCTATGCACCCTTATGATCCATATGCCCACTACATCAACAACCTGGTTCTCAGCAACGCAACAAGAAGCTGGTTCATTGGCAACAGCCTGCAGTACACCAAAAGCAATCCTCCCGTCGTTGAGCCCGAGGTCTTCAAACCGCTGTTGGCTATCGAGCAAAAGCCCCTATTTCCTGGTGGTCCCTCGAACACTATCCGCGTCTACAATGTCACATCAATCTCTCGCGAGTACGCCGCCCTAGCGACATATCCGAAGCGCTGGATCTTCGCTACGGTCAGTTTTGCTCCTTCGGCAGACATGATGGAGGAGTTCTTTCAGATGGCGGACAAGGCTTTCACGCCTTTGCTAGATCTTGATGGTTTCGCAGTTGCCATGGCTTACCAGCCCATCCCCAGCGTCATGTCCGAGCGTCATGGTGCTGTGGATTCCCTTGGACCTATTCAGACACAGGGGAATATCATCTACGTTCACTTGGGCGTCTccgtcgacgaagacgagaaaGACAGTGATGAAACAATTGAAAAAACGGTCCAACAGCTCgtcaacgacgccgaggcgaaggcgaagaagatgggggAGTACAGAAGCTATCTTCAAACGACGTACGCCGAGAGCTGGCAGAATCCCATTGAGCGCCGAAGCCAGAGCACCTTGGAAGAGCTTCTGGCAACGAGCAACAAGTACGATCCTCGTCAAGTTTTCCAGAAGCAGGTTCCTGGGGGATTCAAGCTACCAAAAGTGTCTTACACTGGAGAGGAGGTGAGGGCGGATCTGAAGTGATTTCGTGTGGAACCTACTCATACCTCAATCAGTAGCTCTTCGACGACCTTGAGAGCTGTTCCATGGTCGGCGAGGCTTACAAAAACTATGTTGAAGAGTCATTTGAGGCGTGCATGCAATATGTATATTCAGATTGAAGTTGTAGACTTTGCGGCAAATCTTACTGACGGAAATAACATCGTGCACAATTTGTGAATCGCCTGGGCCGACTGCGGTGGCATCAAGAATAAGCCTTTAGTAGAGTATCTTTTTGCTCGAGCTCTGTGAACTGAATGAAATAAAGCAAATTTCGAGTCAATTTGTGGAATCTTTACCTCGCTTTGCATTACCTACCATTGCCGCACCAAGCGGTTTCATGATGCCCGAGATCGACACAGCAAATCATAATGCCTGCTGTACGGATAATGTAATGTCCCAAAGACATGGTGTGAATTATTGAACTTTTAAGAAAGTAACTCTTAATTGAAAGGCAAATCCTGATCCATGAGTTCAAGGAATTCTGAAACTCGACGAAAAATACCGATACTGTTGTGTGACCATGTATCAGAGAGGAATAGGTCAACTCGAGATCCTGTTTGTGCACCGCTTCAGCGACATATATAACGTAGTCAAAGCATCCCTCTATTTTGAACGCCAAATTAACTCAAAGAGGTGTGAGAAAAAGGACACTTCTAAATTCCTCGTCTGATAGACTCGACCAATCTGGTTGCACCACTTCCACGCATCATACTGAAGTGATGCTGGCCCTCGATTACCGTGGTCGTGATAGATGCACCAGGGAACAGCAGAGCCCACTCTCCAGGGCCAAAgtccttcctcttctcggTCAGAAACTTCATGCCCTCGCAGTCTTCGCCCTCCTTCATCGCCGGGGGCAGGTGCGGGTATGTCACGCCGTCAAAGGCGCACTCGCCGGCCCAGTTGATATTGACGTGCAGCTTCCGCGCGGCTTCCGGAGACATCGGCGGGGCGTGGTATTCGTGCAGAAGCTCGGTTGTTGCGCGGAAGTGCGGCATCAGCCATTCGGGAGGCTTGGACTGGTCCGATCCGCGCTCCAACACTTTGCGGAATATGCCGACCTTGTTGCAGTGATCGTAGAACCTTTCGGGGAGGTGGTCAAGGCCGTGGTTGGGCGAAGGCGAATCGATCAAAGTGAGAGAGAtcacctcctcgccggcggagATGAGCTCTTGGGCGACTGCGTAGGCAAGAATGCCACCGGCAGACCATCCACCAAGGCGATAAGGTCCATGAGCTTGCTTCTGCCGTAGTCCAGCAACGTATGACTGCAAGACTTCACGGAGGGTATGATCGTACATGCGGCTGGGAGTCCTGCGAACAGAAAGAGGCACGGTCAGTGTCAAGAGAACATGAGCACGGCGAGAAGCGATACTTACTTCGCAAACGGTGAATTGAAGCCGACAAGAGCAGTAGTCGGCGAGATGGTGGGAAGGCTCGAGTAAGAAGTAGCCACCCCGCAGCCATCtgggaagaggaagagagtcTCCCTCGCTTTCGTCCGAGAACCTTGGAGGTACATGGACCAAGCTGGTGGAATAGTAGCCGTAGCAGAAGGCGTCGACGGCACGACGTTACCCTTGAATTCTCCAATGCCCTTGTCGATGACCTTTAAATAGGAGCCCAGCGTGGGGCTAGTACCTGGCGTGTCAAGACTGTTTATTGGGGTCATGACAGTCGAGAAAGGCGATACCGGATTGTCAAGATCTGGCGAGCCGATCGATGAATCGGTGTCAGACTTCGTGCTCATGAGGTCGCTCCCACGCCTCGAAAACCCTGATAAAGACAAGACAGGCCTTGAAACGCGCGTTTTTATGTCGCCCACAGTACGACACTCTTCGAAGAGTGCACGTTCCGGAAGATCGACTTCAAGCTCTTCGCGAAGTCTGCAGCAGATGACCAGCGAGAGGAGGGAGTCAATTCCAATGTCGGCCAGAACGACATCATCGGCAAGTTCTTTTGGATCAAGACGGGTTTCCTCAGCCAGGACCTTGAGGACCACGGGCCAAGAGTCATCGGTGGCCTGCTGCGAAGTTGGAGCAGCTTGAGTCTCGGCCGAGTAAATGTCTCCGAAAGTCGCATCCATCTCGGAAGCAGGGATTGCCTGCGGTTGTGGCCTGATCTGAGAGATCGCTGATGGAGAATCTCTCGAGACCTTTTTCATGGCCGAATTGATAATGTAGTTCATCAGTCTCTTCGGAACGCCCTGCAAAGCAACGCCGCCCAGGATTCCAACCAGGTTCTGGTCCTGGTCAAAGACGATCACATCTCCGGACCATAACTTGTCCTTTCCCTCAGTCATTTTGACATACGAGTGATATGTTGTGTTTGGATCGAGCCGGGGAGTAAGTAGCTTCATCGACTCCCATCCGTGGTTGACAAAGAGTTCCTTGTCAAGATCGACACATTCGTTGGCGTTCATGACAAACCCAGCCAGTTGAGAGATGGAGTCCAGGAAGGCGGGGTTGGAGAACCATTTCCCGAAATCTGGAATCCCTTTGAAAGACACGGTGCCGACAGCTTCGTATGTGTTGTTGCTGAGGGTGACGGCGGAAAGGCCACGGTACCCAGGCTCGAAATCGGCCAGCTGGCCGACCATTTTATAGATCATGGACTTGCTGAATCGGAACGTGCTGTCATCTCTGCCGACCTGAGCCCGGATGGCCTCCATGCGAATCCTTGCCTGTGATACAGCCTGCTCAACCCGAGATTTTGTTACGTCGATCTGGACAAAGCGGATCGAGCAGCTGGCATGCTGCTCCAAGGCCTTGTCGTTGTCCTGCCATACGATTGTCAGCTGATGTGCAGTGTCGAGCGACAAGAGTTAGAAGAAATAACTTACGTcaaaggaagagaaagtgCAGAATAGAGACTTCGTCGCGGCGTCAAACCTGGCCTCGGTTCGGAAGACTTGTTTAAGGCCGACGTCGTTAGCCACGAGGGCGCTCTGGATGTGCATGTCTGCCACTTCGGTCGCGATGGTGTCGACGTCCATGGCTGTAATTTGCTTGACGTACTTTCCGATCATCTGAGAGATGTCGGCGTAGACAGACTTGTAAAGAGTTAGTTACTCAAGTCGATAATATTTAATCGGATTCAGACCTACTGGAGTGCATAGAGGCACGCCGTAGACCTTGTGACCCTGTGCCATCGAGTGCACAtcgtcggcgttgaggtCGAGATCTACAACCACCTCGCCATCGGAACTGGGTTGGAGAGTGTTTTTCACAACATTGTAaatggaggagaaggccaagTTGGCGGGTCCCATaaaagcagcagcagcatcgccCTTGCGAAGACTCCAGTCGTTGGTATACTGCATCCAGTACTCCTTGAGAGTCCACCCATAAGATGGCACTTGGAGAACTTGCTGGCATTCGGGGAAATCAGCATGATACCTAGACCATTCGACGTTGGCACCAGCGGTGTACATCCCCGAGAAGGCCTCAGTTATCAACTGCCAGGTGTCGATAGTCTTGTGAGCAGATGCGAACGTCTGCATTCGTGACCCCACCACTTCCTTCACCATGGGGGCAACAACAGGCGCGGGGCCGATCTCGATTGCAATAGTGCGCTCGTCCAGGACACCCTCTGCCTTGGCGACGGACACGGCGTGCATGATGTTGACGGGGTTTCTGCAGTGCTCGGCCAGGTAACCCTCACCGAAGTCTTTGGCTTCCCGAAGAACCCTGCCGTGAGTCGGCGAGATGACGGGAATCGCGGGTTGACGGATATGAATGCTCTTTGCAACCTTGCGAAACTGAGCAAGGATGGGGTCGACCTGGGAGGTATGGAAGGCGTGGGCGGTATCGAGGACGTCGCAGCGCATACCCTTTGCTTCCAGGATCTTTTGTGCTTCCTTTACATGTGCAACGGTACCACCAAGAACGATGCTCTGCTTCCTGTTGAGGCAAGAAACCTCAAGATCGCGTCCAACAACACCTGGAATGGCGGCAAGAACAGCCGCTGCCTCGGCCATGACAACAAGCATGGCGTGGGTGCCCTGGACGAGGTGCTCCTCCATCAACTGAGATCGTTTTCCAACGAGGTAGAGGACATCAGCCTGGGACAGAGCTCCAGCTGCGTAAAGGGCGGCATATTCTCCAAGGCTGTGGCCGACGACAGCCTTGGGCACGGTGCCAAACGACTCCCAGAGCTTGCAAAGAGCCATCTGGAAGGCGGCGTGAGACAACTGAAGGGCAGTGAGTGATGCCCGGCTGAAGTAATCCCGCTCCtcaaagagaagaagaatcGAGGGCAAGCCCATCTGAACACACAAGTGATCACAGCGCTGTAAGCTGCTTCTGAAAGACGCAAACCGTGAGTACAAGTCCGCCCCCATTCCAGCATGCGGCGAGCCCTGCCCAGTAAAGGTGAAGACGAAGCATGGCGCCTTGGCCGGAGCAGGTAGGATCTTTCCGCCTCCACTGCACGTGTCGAGTTCCTGCTGAAGCGATGACTTGAGCTGAGGAATACTGGTAGCCGTCACCGCGACCCTGTACCGGTGGTGCATGCGCCGAGCGGTTGTCGTATAGGACAGCTTTGCGAGGAGGTTGGGGTCTTTCCACGACGCCGCTTCATCAAGCCACTGAATCAGGATTCGCAGATTAGACACCAAGGATTCACCTGTCTTGGCTGAGAGAGTCACGATATGGTGACGTCGCGGGTCCGGGTCAGTATGGTTGTCAAGGACGGGGGGAGCGTCTTCTAGGACAATGGCTgtgttgccgccggcggcagaaAAGTTGTTCAGGAGAACCCGGCGACTGTCGTTCTGCGGTCTGACCCATGGTGTGGGCACTGTAGCAATGTGAGTGTTGCGGGCCTGCAGGTCTGGCAGTCTGTGGTTGATCTTGGTCTTGATGCCAATGTGAGGCGGAATGGTCGAGTGCTTCATCATCATGAGGACCTTGGCGAGACTCGTAACACCCGCAGCAGCTTCGCCATGTCCTACGTTGGACTTCACGGCGCCGATGTGAAGAGGGCTTGTGGCCGGGCGGACTGATGTACCTCGCGCCGTCAACGGAGAAAGCGTGGTGACAACCGAAGTGGTTTCTCCTGCATCGCCAGCCTgggtgccggtgccgtgCATCTCGACATAGCTGATGTCGTTGGAGCTGACATTGGCCTCGGTCAGAATATACTCGAAAAGGTCCTTCTGGGCGGCAGCATGGGGCCGCGTGATTGACTCGGCTTCGGCGTTGTGGTTTGTAGCGACGCCCAAGATACACGCTTCAACAGGGTCTTTGTCCATCTGCGCGTCTTCCAGGCGCTTCAGTATGATGGTGACCACCGCTTCTCCACGGCAATACCCATCAGCCTCATCGTCAAAGGTCTTACAGTTGCCAGTGCGGGATAGAAAGTGACCTCTATCCAAACCAGCAGTCATATCTGGGTTCGTGAGGACGTTTGTGCCTCCTACAATGGCAGTGTCCACCTCGCCACGCCACAAAGCACTGCATGCCAGGTGTAATGCAGCCAAGCTGGAACTGCAGGCAGTATCAATGGTGTAGCTGGGACCACTGAACTTGAAATGATAATTGATGCGGCCGGGAATGAAGGCACGGTTACCGCCAGGGATGAAATAGGTGTCAATATCTTGCGCGCTGTTGGTTTCCATCCAATCGTTGCTCGTGGCACCAAACCACACACCCACACGGTGTTTCTGGGTGGATGCTGTGCGATTGGGAACAATACCTGCCTTCTCaagcgcctcggcggcagTCAAGAGAGCCAAGCGTTGAGCGGGATCAACTTGGGCAGCCTCACGAGGGGACatgttgaagaaggcggcATCGAATAGGGGCGCCTGGTGCAGCCAGCATCCAAAGCCGGTCCCTGAGACATTCTTCACGGAGGGATCGCCCACGTGGGCCGAGGCGTTCCATCGCGAAGCAGGAACCATTTCATGAGTATCAACTCCGTTGTGGAGGATGTCCCAGAAGGCGTCCATGGTGTCAGCGTTGCCAGGGAATCTGCCAGACACAGCAAGAATAGCGATGGGAGACTTGGAGGCGCCTCCGTTGGCACCCAGagcgtcgttggcggcgcgCGATGCGAGCTCCTCCGGAACAAGAGGAGATCTCTCTTGCACCCAGTAAGATTCTGACGGCAGCAGACGGCGGACAGGAGAGACGAGGCGATCTGTGCTGTGGAAAGCAAAAGGCTGAATGATTACGTCTGTGACATTGCCGGCGACTGACTTGACAGAGCGCTTGATGTGCTCGGCGATGCGGATGGGTAGCTGCTCCAAtgccatctctctctccagaCAGTCGCGGGCAGCCTGCTCTAGTGCATCGCGAAGGGTCGCGTTGGTGGATAGCAACTGGCCCTTGATGCTAGCCGAGATGACCGGAATGCGGGCTTTGAACAGATCATTCTGGTTGATGCCGGCTAGAACTTTTTCAATGTCTAGCTCGTTATAGAAATGGGCAGAGTGGTAGGGGGCCGTGATGCGCAGCGATGCCGACACAGGAGCGACGGACTTTCCAATGGTCGAAGCGAAGAAGTCTGAAAGGACCATCGGAGGGCCAGAGATTGTTGCCTGAGTAGTTCCCTTCAGAGTCATGTTAGTTATGTGTGTTGGATGGAGGATTGAGTTTGCGGGTTACTCACGATGATGGCCGAGATGTAAGGAGTGGTGATGACTGGCAGCCCCGTGTCAGCTGCGTACTGCAGCAAGGCATCGGCCAGTATCTTTCGGCTGGATCCTGTTGCGACACGAGACCATGAATCGAAGGAATTCGAGGACCCTGGTCCCTCATGCTTGATGGCGACTCTGTCGGCCACATCCCAGGCAAGGGCGCCCAGACGAATAGCGACAGCAACAGCGTGAAGAGCAGGTTGAAGAAGACCGGGTGCACTATGGGCACAGCTCACAGCCGCCGCAGCGAGCGCGCCTGTGCAAGCTCCCGCCAAGAGGCTGTTCTCAGGTGTGGGATAAACTTGGCATCCGCTGCTGTGCTGGCGGATGAAGAGGCCAAGTTGTGTGATGCAAGTCAAACCCTGGACGAAACAAGGATTGAGGGTCTCGGAGCGGTACGGTGACAGGAGATCTGCCAACGTGACGAAGCGTGGGCACCTTTCCTGCTGCTCGGGAGACAAGCGGGCAACTTCGTGCTTCAGCACCCCGCAGCTCCGCTCAAGGAAGTTGATGACCAGCGGATCATGGTGGGATTGTGCCAAGCCGCTCAGTGTGTCTGCGATGTCATGTGTTTGGTCGCCAAAGACGTAGGCGAACACTTGATCTTGACTAGACATGATGAAGGGGGGTCCGACTTGAGAACTAAAAGAGCCTCTAGTGGCCAAGAAAGTGTAAAAGGGATGTTCAGATGGATCGGCAACTAAGACCGAGATTGTAAAGAAGATCTTCCGAGTCCATTTGAATGTAGAAGAGGGTGTGCAGTACTTCTAAGAATGATGATACCAGAATGCCAAGCCGGGACTATTATATCCACCTTCATCATACCGGCTGGTCGTACTCGTATCAGAGCCACCCGATTGGTGAACATATGGGCCGGGAAAAGTGACACCTACTCCTCCTGGTTCCTGAGCAAGGCGTAGCGTTGCCAACTTTGGCGGTCACGGCTCGGGTGAGCTCAGCAGCACGGTCGTTGAACCGTCAGCTTCATAGTGTACGTGGAGACTCGCTCATCTCAATGACAGGCATATCGAGTCTCTAATCATAAATCTAGCTATTCTGATCACTCTGGTGAGTCACTGCTCGGTTGATTTATGAAACATGATGTCTAGACCGGTGGACTGGTAAGGCATGGTGGGCCGATAGTCCTCTCGGGAATGTGCGAGTGTAGGCTTCACTCGATACACTGATTCTTAGGATTAGCCACCGTTTCACGGCATCTGAGAAAGAGACTGTATATGCCCGAGTCGTAGTCGGCTTTCGTTCACTCAGACATGGAGCAAGCCGAGCACGAGTCCATGGATTGACCCGATGCTTCCATCGCAGCACGTAGAGCAACAGTCAGCGAGGATATCCCATGATCGGATATGCTCCCTTCATAGCCCATCTTTGATAAATATAAAAACATCGAATTGATGTGTTAAGCCTTCCGACTGAAGGTCTCGCTTCAACCTTTGACGCACTCTGCTCTCACCAGCCTACCACACCTTGAAAGCAAATTACTTGACTAAACTTTCGGAGAAGACTGCGACTAGGGCGTAGATTACACCTCTGCATCCGccaaagaaggaaaaaagtAAATAGCAAAGTTCACCCCATTAGAGTCTTTGTGGTAGTATCATTGGTTGGCGGTTGTTCACACCGGGAAACCGGGAAATGGGCGTAGTCCTTCACACGCGTTTTACTGCCCAGACGACGTCGGGAACCCGGCCGGGCTCCATTTTTATCAATCGTCGACTCTACATGGTTGGTGGCCATTAGTTGCCATCGTCACAACGGTGAGTGTACTCCGATCCCGACCGTCAACTCGGTGCGGCGACTCTCTCGCTACTTGACTGGCAGCATGCGGCCAGCCTTTG from Colletotrichum higginsianum IMI 349063 chromosome 4, whole genome shotgun sequence includes:
- a CDS encoding Beta-ketoacyl synthase; this translates as MSSQDQVFAYVFGDQTHDIADTLSGLAQSHHDPLVINFLERSCGVLKHEVARLSPEQQERCPRFVTLADLLSPYRSETLNPCFVQGLTCITQLGLFIRQHSSGCQVYPTPENSLLAGACTGALAAAAVSCAHSAPGLLQPALHAVAVAIRLGALAWDVADRVAIKHEGPGSSNSFDSWSRVATGSSRKILADALLQYAADTGLPVITTPYISAIIGTTQATISGPPMVLSDFFASTIGKSVAPVSASLRITAPYHSAHFYNELDIEKVLAGINQNDLFKARIPVISASIKGQLLSTNATLRDALEQAARDCLEREMALEQLPIRIAEHIKRSVKSVAGNVTDVIIQPFAFHSTDRLVSPVRRLLPSESYWVQERSPLVPEELASRAANDALGANGGASKSPIAILAVSGRFPGNADTMDAFWDILHNGVDTHEMVPASRWNASAHVGDPSVKNVSGTGFGCWLHQAPLFDAAFFNMSPREAAQVDPAQRLALLTAAEALEKAGIVPNRTASTQKHRVGVWFGATSNDWMETNSAQDIDTYFIPGGNRAFIPGRINYHFKFSGPSYTIDTACSSSLAALHLACSALWRGEVDTAIVGGTNVLTNPDMTAGLDRGHFLSRTGNCKTFDDEADGYCRGEAVVTIILKRLEDAQMDKDPVEACILGVATNHNAEAESITRPHAAAQKDLFEYILTEANVSSNDISYVEMHGTGTQAGDAGETTSVVTTLSPLTARGTSVRPATSPLHIGAVKSNVGHGEAAAGVTSLAKVLMMMKHSTIPPHIGIKTKINHRLPDLQARNTHIATVPTPWVRPQNDSRRVLLNNFSAAGGNTAIVLEDAPPVLDNHTDPDPRRHHIVTLSAKTGESLVSNLRILIQWLDEAASWKDPNLLAKLSYTTTARRMHHRYRVAVTATSIPQLKSSLQQELDTCSGGGKILPAPAKAPCFVFTFTGQGSPHAGMGADLYSRFASFRSSLQRCDHLCVQMGLPSILLLFEERDYFSRASLTALQLSHAAFQMALCKLWESFGTVPKAVVGHSLGEYAALYAAGALSQADVLYLVGKRSQLMEEHLVQGTHAMLVVMAEAAAVLAAIPGVVGRDLEVSCLNRKQSIVLGGTVAHVKEAQKILEAKGMRCDVLDTAHAFHTSQVDPILAQFRKVAKSIHIRQPAIPVISPTHGRVLREAKDFGEGYLAEHCRNPVNIMHAVSVAKAEGVLDERTIAIEIGPAPVVAPMVKEVVGSRMQTFASAHKTIDTWQLITEAFSGMYTAGANVEWSRYHADFPECQQVLQVPSYGWTLKEYWMQYTNDWSLRKGDAAAAFMGPANLAFSSIYNVVKNTLQPSSDGEVVVDLDLNADDVHSMAQGHKVYGVPLCTPSVYADISQMIGKYVKQITAMDVDTIATEVADMHIQSALVANDVGLKQVFRTEARFDAATKSLFCTFSSFDDNDKALEQHASCSIRFVQIDVTKSRVEQAVSQARIRMEAIRAQVGRDDSTFRFSKSMIYKMVGQLADFEPGYRGLSAVTLSNNTYEAVGTVSFKGIPDFGKWFSNPAFLDSISQLAGFVMNANECVDLDKELFVNHGWESMKLLTPRLDPNTTYHSYVKMTEGKDKLWSGDVIVFDQDQNLVGILGGVALQGVPKRLMNYIINSAMKKVSRDSPSAISQIRPQPQAIPASEMDATFGDIYSAETQAAPTSQQATDDSWPVVLKVLAEETRLDPKELADDVVLADIGIDSLLSLVICCRLREELEVDLPERALFEECRTVGDIKTRVSRPVLSLSGFSRRGSDLMSTKSDTDSSIGSPDLDNPVSPFSTVMTPINSLDTPGTSPTLGSYLKVIDKGIGEFKGNVVPSTPSATATIPPAWSMYLQGSRTKARETLFLFPDGCGVATSYSSLPTISPTTALVGFNSPFAKTPSRMYDHTLREVLQSYVAGLRQKQAHGPYRLGGWSAGGILAYAVAQELISAGEEVISLTLIDSPSPNHGLDHLPERFYDHCNKVGIFRKVLERGSDQSKPPEWLMPHFRATTELLHEYHAPPMSPEAARKLHVNINWAGECAFDGVTYPHLPPAMKEGEDCEGMKFLTEKRKDFGPGEWALLFPGASITTTVIEGQHHFSMMRGSGATRLVESIRRGI